In Sulfuracidifex metallicus DSM 6482 = JCM 9184, a single window of DNA contains:
- a CDS encoding NDP-sugar synthase, whose product MKAVILAGGKGEGLYPLTEGQQKELLSVLGKPVLSYVMEGLMKAGISEFVIVTSDKGREIERELPNTDAGYEVVYQKKEGIEGAISEGISKISDKYYVLAFGDIITSSQLYSSLLSLYYTNGKPSISLTPIGEGFNTYGLVEIEGGRIKVVRSGSTLALAGAYVLPTETMDNFEEYLSSLNPSYFVWSGPWVDIGYPEDILTAIENLLNERRGTFISDGANVARSAVLGNQVIIEDRATIEDYAVIKGPAYIGKDAYIGNFSLIRSFSSIERNAIIGAYSEVAHTLVGQGVEIGSKSYLTYSVVGREAKIGAGTITKTSMTNKVVRGRSNKFGCVIPPKGKVDHGSVLKPFYAEG is encoded by the coding sequence ATGAAAGCCGTGATATTGGCCGGAGGAAAAGGGGAGGGACTTTATCCCTTAACTGAAGGACAACAGAAGGAATTGCTTTCAGTGTTAGGTAAACCGGTGCTTTCGTACGTTATGGAAGGTCTAATGAAGGCAGGCATTTCTGAGTTCGTTATTGTAACTAGCGATAAGGGAAGGGAAATTGAAAGGGAATTACCTAATACAGATGCAGGATACGAGGTAGTTTACCAGAAGAAGGAAGGTATAGAGGGTGCAATAAGCGAGGGAATATCGAAAATATCTGACAAGTACTACGTTCTAGCTTTCGGGGACATAATAACTTCTAGCCAGCTTTATTCGTCACTACTTTCACTCTATTACACAAACGGTAAACCGTCTATATCCTTAACACCTATAGGCGAAGGTTTCAACACTTATGGTCTGGTTGAAATAGAAGGTGGAAGGATAAAGGTGGTGAGATCCGGATCCACGTTAGCTCTGGCTGGAGCTTACGTATTACCCACAGAAACTATGGACAACTTCGAGGAATATCTATCATCCTTAAATCCATCTTACTTCGTATGGTCTGGGCCTTGGGTTGATATAGGATATCCCGAGGATATCCTGACGGCAATAGAAAACTTGCTTAACGAAAGGAGAGGAACTTTCATATCTGATGGTGCAAATGTGGCCAGATCTGCAGTCTTGGGAAATCAGGTTATAATAGAGGATAGAGCAACAATTGAAGATTATGCAGTTATCAAGGGACCAGCTTACATTGGTAAAGATGCGTATATTGGCAATTTTTCGCTGATTAGGTCCTTTTCGTCCATTGAGAGAAACGCTATAATAGGAGCCTACAGCGAGGTCGCTCATACGCTGGTAGGACAAGGAGTGGAGATAGGATCTAAGTCTTATCTAACCTATTCAGTAGTAGGAAGGGAAGCCAAGATAGGAGCTGGAACCATAACTAAAACATCTATGACAAACAAGGTAGTAAGAGGAAGGTCTAATAAGTTCGGTTGTGTTATACCTCCTAAAGGGAAAGTGGACCACGGTTCCGTACTTAAACCTTTTTACGCAGAGGGCTAA
- the mvk gene encoding mevalonate kinase yields the protein MIIEASVPLKLTLFGEHAVVYGKPAIAATISEFLKVKVTKSDRFTVVSPSLNLKGVKVNLDDMKVENEQVSRLLNYVSESIKAVGNEPVKVEIESPVEPSVGLGTSAAVIVGTIAAYSTFLGNQLTKEEIAMKSHEVELKVQGIGSRMDTYVESLGGIILFNGNKEERLESKLSFVSGYFKRSMTTAEMLRKVKEFKEKNNNLFSRIIDSIGDLVMEAKEYMVNNDEDGIGRLMYVNHGLLFSMGVTVPEVDEVISRARNVGIKGAKISGGGAGGSVIMTPDPPSAFLLRSFGAYVINASFSEGGVTIKRIR from the coding sequence GTGATAATTGAAGCCAGCGTTCCACTCAAGTTAACCCTCTTCGGCGAGCATGCAGTAGTTTATGGAAAGCCTGCCATAGCAGCTACCATATCTGAATTCCTTAAAGTTAAGGTAACTAAATCCGACAGATTCACCGTTGTTTCACCTTCGCTAAACCTCAAGGGAGTGAAGGTGAACCTAGACGATATGAAGGTCGAGAACGAGCAAGTTTCTAGATTACTTAATTATGTTAGCGAATCCATAAAGGCCGTTGGGAATGAACCCGTTAAAGTGGAGATAGAATCTCCCGTAGAACCTTCAGTAGGTTTGGGAACCAGCGCGGCCGTGATCGTTGGAACAATAGCAGCTTACTCCACCTTCCTTGGGAATCAGTTAACTAAAGAGGAGATAGCTATGAAAAGTCATGAGGTCGAACTTAAGGTACAAGGAATAGGAAGCAGAATGGACACATACGTTGAAAGCTTGGGCGGGATTATTCTATTTAATGGTAATAAGGAGGAAAGATTAGAGAGTAAACTTTCCTTTGTCTCTGGCTACTTCAAGAGATCCATGACCACGGCAGAAATGCTGAGGAAAGTAAAGGAATTCAAGGAGAAAAACAATAATCTATTCTCAAGGATAATAGATTCAATAGGGGATCTGGTGATGGAAGCTAAGGAATACATGGTCAATAATGATGAGGATGGAATTGGAAGGTTGATGTATGTCAATCATGGATTATTGTTCTCGATGGGGGTTACTGTTCCAGAGGTTGACGAGGTTATATCCAGAGCTAGGAACGTTGGAATAAAGGGTGCAAAGATAAGCGGAGGAGGAGCAGGCGGATCAGTTATAATGACTCCAGATCCTCCCTCGGCTTTTCTACTTAGATCGTTTGGAGCATATGTAATAAATGCATCATTTTCTGAAGGCGGAGTAACGATAAAGAGAATAAGATAA
- a CDS encoding MBL fold metallo-hydrolase: MDYYLKILGGGREVGRSAIEIGNSNGSLVMDYGVNFDSNDNPNFPLQELPGKVKGFLVSHGHLDHVGALPIYEISTLKKPIYGTPMTKALAHLILRDFVKLSGPKIPFEWVEVDKAIKNFNTIEFDKEEEIEGFKVRMTNAGHIPGSAQIHIMTEKMKVTYTGDINTADTKLMNPANPDDLRDTDVLIMEATYGRFNHPGRESVEKEFLDKVKEVIEGGGTVLVPAFSLNRSQELLSLFASVDFPYPVYYDGMSREITEVMLQHKDYLHKPELLKKAYDSFHYVNGFNERKKVWKDKGVIVASAGMLKGGPAVYYYKKLAEDSKNAVFLVSYQAPSTPGRKLLEIGKFDEFSPMLKARFELFDFSSHSGKADLMKLVRSAKNLQKLIIVHSSADSAEHFAAVVKEEIGVDVIAPENGQEIKL, from the coding sequence ATGGACTACTATCTGAAGATACTCGGAGGAGGCAGAGAAGTTGGAAGATCTGCCATCGAGATCGGCAACAGTAACGGCAGCCTTGTGATGGATTACGGGGTTAACTTTGATTCGAACGACAACCCCAACTTTCCGTTGCAGGAGCTGCCGGGGAAAGTCAAAGGTTTTTTGGTCTCTCATGGGCATCTTGATCACGTAGGTGCTCTTCCAATTTATGAAATATCTACCCTGAAGAAGCCAATATACGGAACTCCAATGACTAAGGCCTTAGCTCATTTAATACTGCGAGATTTCGTAAAGCTTTCTGGACCTAAGATACCGTTCGAATGGGTAGAGGTTGATAAGGCTATTAAGAATTTCAATACAATTGAATTCGACAAGGAAGAGGAAATTGAAGGGTTTAAGGTTAGGATGACTAACGCGGGTCATATTCCTGGAAGTGCACAAATCCATATAATGACTGAGAAGATGAAGGTCACATATACTGGTGACATAAACACCGCAGATACGAAATTGATGAACCCCGCCAATCCAGACGATTTGAGGGATACTGACGTCCTCATTATGGAGGCAACATACGGTAGATTCAATCACCCTGGTAGGGAAAGCGTGGAAAAGGAGTTTTTGGATAAGGTTAAGGAAGTAATAGAAGGAGGAGGGACTGTTCTTGTTCCGGCGTTCAGTCTGAATAGAAGTCAAGAATTACTGTCTCTGTTCGCTTCCGTTGATTTTCCTTATCCAGTTTATTATGATGGAATGTCTAGGGAAATAACGGAAGTCATGCTTCAACACAAGGACTATCTACACAAACCAGAGCTTTTGAAGAAAGCTTACGACAGTTTCCATTACGTGAACGGATTTAACGAAAGGAAAAAGGTATGGAAAGACAAGGGAGTAATAGTTGCTAGTGCGGGAATGTTAAAGGGAGGACCAGCGGTGTATTATTACAAGAAGCTTGCAGAGGATTCAAAGAACGCGGTATTTCTGGTGAGTTACCAAGCACCTAGCACTCCTGGAAGGAAGCTCCTCGAGATTGGCAAGTTCGATGAGTTCTCACCTATGCTTAAAGCTAGGTTTGAGCTCTTTGATTTTTCCAGCCATTCAGGAAAGGCTGATCTGATGAAGCTAGTTAGGAGTGCAAAGAACCTCCAGAAGTTAATAATAGTTCACTCCTCCGCAGATAGCGCAGAGCACTTTGCAGCAGTAGTTAAAGAGGAAATAGGAGTAGACGTAATAGCTCCAGAGAACGGTCAGGAGATAAAGCTATGA
- a CDS encoding threonyl-tRNA synthetase editing domain-containing protein, protein MILLMIHSSFFSYEVREKAISSAEENPINEFKGENVLVIFISIEEGDDSDLALKAMEYIMEDVEKVKPSMVVLYPYAHLSNKLAKPSVAVSLMKEIENSLSEKIKVIRAPFGWYKAFTISCYGHPLSELSRRIGKEEDNPVHLMKQSEEIKYCEKFGFPSSPHATFVRNAVLEWVKSKARDMVVETVGNTKPSQGEFSVNYFEAKGKIIPCLNENPNIIAIYGGVMDMDVPYSFHDSANKVDVIFNEGGVTKINVNALTYYFMIQSVKDKVYPTLPMWMSPIQVRILPVKRDFIDDAIRIAGELESRDVRVDIDDLNDGLGNKIRRAGKEWIPLVGILGERERKTSSLTVKIREETEQKSLTVEEIASIVMSADQLKLKRKLPILLSRRPKFEYL, encoded by the coding sequence ATGATATTGTTGATGATACATTCCTCCTTTTTTTCCTATGAAGTAAGGGAAAAAGCGATTAGTTCTGCGGAAGAGAATCCCATCAATGAATTTAAAGGAGAAAATGTGCTTGTAATCTTCATTTCGATTGAGGAAGGAGACGACTCAGACTTAGCGTTAAAGGCAATGGAATACATCATGGAGGACGTCGAAAAGGTTAAGCCCTCCATGGTGGTTCTATATCCTTATGCTCATCTATCCAATAAGCTAGCTAAACCTTCCGTTGCAGTTTCCCTGATGAAGGAGATAGAAAATTCTCTATCTGAAAAAATTAAGGTAATTAGAGCTCCTTTCGGATGGTATAAGGCGTTCACCATATCGTGTTACGGACATCCTTTGAGCGAGCTCTCCAGAAGGATCGGGAAAGAAGAGGATAACCCAGTTCACTTGATGAAACAATCAGAGGAGATAAAATATTGCGAGAAATTCGGATTTCCAAGTTCTCCCCACGCAACTTTTGTGCGGAATGCCGTATTGGAATGGGTAAAGAGCAAGGCTAGAGATATGGTAGTAGAAACGGTAGGAAATACCAAGCCTTCGCAAGGAGAGTTCTCGGTGAACTACTTTGAGGCGAAGGGTAAAATAATCCCATGCCTCAACGAGAACCCAAATATCATAGCGATTTACGGTGGGGTTATGGATATGGACGTTCCCTACTCCTTCCATGACTCGGCTAACAAGGTAGATGTGATCTTTAATGAAGGAGGAGTGACCAAGATTAACGTAAACGCGTTAACCTACTATTTCATGATTCAGAGCGTAAAAGACAAGGTGTATCCTACGTTACCCATGTGGATGAGCCCAATTCAAGTTAGAATACTTCCAGTAAAGAGGGACTTCATAGACGACGCGATTAGGATAGCTGGGGAATTGGAATCTAGGGACGTTAGAGTTGATATAGATGATTTAAACGATGGACTAGGCAACAAGATAAGGAGAGCTGGTAAGGAGTGGATACCCCTAGTTGGAATTCTGGGAGAGAGGGAAAGAAAAACTTCTTCTTTAACGGTGAAGATAAGGGAAGAGACCGAACAGAAGAGCCTTACCGTAGAGGAAATAGCCTCAATTGTTATGTCAGCAGATCAGTTAAAGCTGAAGAGGAAGCTTCCAATACTTTTATCACGTAGACCGAAGTTTGAATACTTGTGA
- a CDS encoding phenylacetate--CoA ligase family protein, producing the protein MSSSLQEYEKIHKELKDEGFIRRDYPLDPSTVLWNQKVMTMKREDLDKVKSFRLKRIVKWAWENSEFYRKFWKSKGFDPDQIKSWKDIVKIPILRKDELRNDLSQNPPFGSIMVPDLARRIRFVGATSGSTGMPTFQGWGALELDYFEEAQARYLWTFASVKPTTVYANYLNMSGFYSWGPPLVEAAMWRCGATAIAGGGETYFSWKSRHNLIFKLWKVDVMATTPWLQRLIGEEARLEGWESPFKVLLLHGGAAAENTKKKLFQVHPNAKLAISVWGTTDGHMAVEVPGSEGQLVVWEDLEMFDIVDPKTDEPANEGERGELIATLLNHFTMPLIRYSLGDYVKNEFITDPDPKFGITHMRFVEPIPGRVEWMFKVQGKLLLPIYVEDAVNEIPDTTGMFNIFIYDNNMDKLKIRIESRKPVTDEYNREAKKLLGQRIGIDPENVDIEWVKPGETIWTGYKLQVFVDQRKKK; encoded by the coding sequence ATGAGTTCATCCCTGCAAGAATATGAGAAAATTCATAAAGAATTAAAAGATGAGGGTTTTATAAGGCGCGACTACCCTCTGGATCCTTCCACTGTTCTATGGAACCAGAAAGTAATGACTATGAAGAGGGAGGATCTAGATAAGGTCAAGAGCTTTAGACTAAAGAGAATAGTTAAGTGGGCCTGGGAAAACTCGGAATTTTATAGAAAGTTTTGGAAATCTAAAGGTTTCGATCCAGACCAGATCAAAAGCTGGAAGGACATAGTGAAAATACCTATACTCAGAAAGGACGAACTAAGAAACGATCTGTCGCAGAATCCTCCCTTCGGTTCAATAATGGTGCCTGACCTAGCTAGAAGGATCAGATTCGTAGGTGCTACCTCTGGTTCAACTGGTATGCCTACATTTCAGGGATGGGGTGCTTTGGAGCTGGACTATTTCGAGGAGGCTCAAGCTAGATATCTGTGGACGTTTGCCAGCGTGAAGCCAACTACTGTATATGCCAATTATCTCAACATGTCCGGATTCTATAGTTGGGGACCACCACTTGTGGAGGCTGCCATGTGGAGGTGCGGTGCTACTGCTATAGCTGGAGGAGGAGAGACATATTTCAGCTGGAAGTCGAGGCATAATCTAATCTTCAAGCTATGGAAGGTAGACGTAATGGCCACTACCCCTTGGCTTCAAAGGCTCATAGGTGAAGAAGCCAGACTTGAAGGGTGGGAGAGCCCGTTTAAGGTGTTGTTACTTCATGGAGGAGCAGCCGCTGAGAATACTAAAAAGAAGCTATTCCAAGTACATCCAAATGCTAAATTGGCAATAAGCGTATGGGGAACCACCGACGGTCATATGGCTGTGGAAGTGCCAGGATCCGAAGGGCAGCTTGTTGTGTGGGAAGACCTCGAAATGTTTGACATAGTTGATCCGAAGACAGACGAACCCGCAAATGAAGGAGAGAGGGGAGAGCTTATTGCTACACTTCTGAACCACTTCACCATGCCTTTAATTAGGTATAGCCTCGGCGATTATGTTAAGAATGAGTTCATTACGGATCCAGATCCAAAGTTCGGAATAACTCACATGAGATTCGTGGAACCAATCCCAGGGAGAGTAGAATGGATGTTCAAAGTTCAAGGAAAGTTACTTCTTCCAATATATGTCGAGGACGCAGTGAACGAAATACCAGATACGACTGGTATGTTCAACATCTTTATATACGACAACAATATGGATAAACTCAAGATAAGAATTGAAAGTAGGAAACCCGTCACTGATGAGTATAACAGAGAAGCGAAGAAGTTGTTAGGGCAGAGAATCGGAATAGACCCAGAGAATGTAGATATAGAGTGGGTAAAGCCTGGAGAGACTATATGGACTGGATACAAGCTTCAGGTATTCGTGGATCAAAGAAAGAAAAAATAA
- a CDS encoding nascent polypeptide-associated complex protein — translation MKIKNNDLKKLEKMGIKTNQINATRVIIETADGKRIVIEECQVAKMSAQGNSFYTIMGGNEREEEVKPETVVQIQPSINEEDVKFLMEQTGKGETEVRDALNKNGGDIAKALAYLTGETS, via the coding sequence ATGAAGATCAAAAACAACGACCTGAAAAAACTTGAAAAGATGGGAATTAAAACAAATCAGATAAATGCTACGCGAGTAATCATAGAAACTGCAGATGGTAAGAGGATAGTAATCGAGGAGTGCCAAGTTGCTAAGATGTCTGCACAGGGAAATTCGTTCTATACTATAATGGGAGGGAACGAGAGAGAAGAAGAAGTAAAACCTGAGACTGTTGTTCAGATCCAGCCCAGCATAAACGAAGAAGACGTAAAGTTCTTAATGGAACAAACTGGAAAAGGCGAAACAGAAGTAAGGGACGCTTTGAATAAGAACGGAGGAGACATAGCTAAGGCTCTTGCCTACTTGACAGGAGAGACCTCATAG
- a CDS encoding helix-turn-helix domain-containing protein — translation MSMENVYDKFVIDMVGKRIAGDIVWSNDVYNSLRKWRETFRLSQQELAKELGVKQTVIADYERGRRQPGSSFIKRYVSALIRSDAKNGFKVIGELVKMFNLNFPYIMDMGDFISPLPTHEIIRAVDGVILNSFVNQFTVYGYMVANSIKAISTLSGTDFYQFLSLSLNRVLVFTKVAGGRSPMIALKVAPVKPKVVVLHRPVRIDPLALYLSEQEGINIVISTKKTEEELINSMRSLLSSRQEP, via the coding sequence TTGAGCATGGAAAACGTTTATGACAAATTCGTCATAGATATGGTAGGCAAGAGAATAGCCGGTGACATAGTATGGAGTAACGACGTTTATAATTCCTTAAGGAAATGGAGAGAAACCTTTAGACTTTCTCAACAGGAGCTTGCCAAGGAACTAGGCGTGAAACAGACCGTGATTGCAGATTACGAGAGAGGAAGAAGACAGCCAGGCAGTTCATTCATAAAGAGATACGTTTCAGCTCTAATAAGAAGTGACGCAAAGAACGGCTTCAAGGTAATAGGAGAACTCGTAAAGATGTTCAACTTAAACTTTCCTTACATCATGGACATGGGAGATTTCATTTCTCCTCTTCCAACACATGAAATAATAAGAGCTGTTGACGGAGTAATTTTGAACTCCTTTGTAAATCAATTTACAGTTTATGGATACATGGTGGCAAACAGCATAAAGGCAATATCTACACTGAGCGGTACAGATTTTTACCAGTTCCTTTCATTGTCTCTGAATAGAGTCTTAGTCTTCACAAAAGTGGCTGGAGGAAGATCTCCAATGATAGCGCTTAAGGTAGCCCCGGTTAAACCTAAGGTTGTTGTACTTCATAGACCCGTGAGAATAGATCCGCTCGCGCTTTACCTGAGCGAACAGGAAGGAATAAACATAGTGATTTCAACCAAGAAAACTGAGGAGGAACTCATAAACTCTATGAGGTCTCTCCTGTCAAGTAGGCAAGAGCCTTAG